The following DNA comes from Corynebacterium lizhenjunii.
AGCGCGCGCTGCGTAGGCCGCAGGCGCCGGGGCGGAAGACAACGCTGCGCGAGCAGCATCACGCTGCGCAACCAGATCCTCGTGGCGCTCAGTTGCAGCGCGCACAGCCTCCTGACTGTCTGCCAAAGCAGCCTGCGCGTCCGCCTGCGCCTGTTCTGCCGACTCGGCGCGATCCTTGGCCAGGCCCTCGACCTGTCGCAACTGCTTTTCCTTTGCGGCCTTCTCCGCCCGCTTTGCCTCCAGTTCTTCGAGCAACTGCTGCTGGGAGACGGTTTGGGATTCGAGCAACGCGGCGCGCTCGGCGGCATCGCCACGAGAGCGCGAGCCGGCGGCTGCGGTCAGGACGTCGCTGCGCTCGGCCCCACGGAACTGCGTTCCCGCGAGCTCCGCCAGCTTCTCCTGTACAGCGGCGATGGCGCGTTCGGCCGCCTCGACTTCTGCCTGGGCTGTAGCAGCGCCCTGCTGGGCCTGCTTGTACTGGGTGCGGGCGTCCTGCAAATCCACCAGCGCACGGTTGACAGCCTCACGGTAGGCGCCCATCTGATTTTCAAGTTGAGCGACTTGACTTTCCACAGTCGCTAGCGCTCCGGCTAGCTGCGCCCAAGAACCATGCCCACTGGAAAAGGCGCGGGTCAGTTGCTCCAGCGTGGAGCCCTGTTCCTCAGCGTGGGCGGCAGGCGGGGTCAAAGTAGCAACGGTGCTCAAGCTAGCAGTGCAGGCAACGGCTGCCATGTAGGAGCGCAGGCGGAAACGCCGGCGCGGCGTATGGGTGGTGGCCACGAGTATTCTCCTCGCGTGCAGCCAAATCAACACGACAGCCTTGACTACCCGGCCGGGTAGTCCGAAGCATGCCGAGTCCACGTATGCCGAGATTGCCAGCCACCACCCACCCCACTTTGCACACAAAGGGTAGGCAGGGCTGGAATGCCCTGGAAAATGCGTCCCATACACACAATGCATACGCCAGTACAGCCATCAGGCCACCGCGTGTGAAAAATCTTCCCCATTCTTCACGTGCTAGGCCCAGACGGTCAGCGTCCGGCGACTTAGCCGACAACGTTGAGCAGACATCGCTAAGCAGACTTCGCTGCGGCGCATAAGTGTGTTAGGTAGGCGACAAACCTTCCAGCGGCCCTCACAATCTCGTACACGCAAATGGTGCGGCTCCCACCTTGCCGCACCATTGGCGTACGGCAAGTAAAGAGTCACAGCACATGGCTGCACGTTTGTTCATTAACGGATAAAGGACATCCCCACGCAAGGCCTCTAAATGTCGCAACTCGCCAGAACCATGTTCCCCGACGGCCATCCATTCGCTGCTGTACCGAGTGGTACCGGGTGCGCTTGGCGTGCTTCCCCACATGCCCGTGCAATTCCGATTCAGCGTCTGCGTGACTGTCAAGGCTCAAGTCTGCGACTGTTACATCTATCGACTCACGTGTTGACTCCCAAATCGTAGGACACGACAGCCGCAAAGGATAGCCCGTTTACCACAAACCACAGCAGTCAAGCGGAGCAACATGACTTTCTTGCATCACCGACCTGCGACATTCCCGAGACCAAAAAGTTATGTGAAACTCGACACATTGCTGTAACGGTGCCGAGTGGCGCCACCTAAAGGTGCTGAAATTCGGCTAGCGCACAGCTCGAACGTAGGCAGAAACAGCGGCCACAACCGCTACCAACAGGACCCCCGTCAGCACAGGGGCCCAAGGAAAGACGTCCGAGCTCAGTCCGGCGTGGAAATACTCAAGAGTAGTGACCTGATCCACCCCGGCGGGAACCTCGCCCTGGGCGGCCTCTAGTGCGCCGCGGGAATGGGACTGACTGACGGCCGAGACCTGCCCAGGCCACTGGACTATGACGGTATTGAGGTCTGCGGTATCGGCAAGCTCTTGCGCCACATCGCGCATGTCTGCAGCCTTGCCGGGAACTACGTCGACCACCGCAATGCCCTCGCCGGGACGCAGCGCTTCGGCGACCGCCGCATTGAGCTGGGCGTCACGGGCCAACTCGGGCGCGGAGTACGCAACGCCATCCTCTGATAGCTGCGCAGCCAAGTCCTCAATGTTGACTTCAGCTGGAATCACGGAGCCACCTTTCCATGCAACCACCACGCGCAACTACCGCGCGCAAATATGCCCTAAAGCGTAGGCGGACTACCCCCATTTGCGCAGTAACGCCGCGCCGAACCAGGTAAAACATGAAACAGAACGGACGTACTGTTATACTCGCAGCGGAAGAAAGTTCATCGGGCTACGATAGGCGGTGAACGTTCACGTTCTTCTTTACGGCACCCGGGCCCCGCCTGCGGTACCTCACGATAGTCAATAGACAGTCAAAAGACAGTCGTTAACAAGGAATGGAGCTCCCTGTGACTGAAAGCTTGAACTCCTTCGGCGCCAAGAAGACCCTTGATGTCAACGGTAAGACCTACGAGTACTTCGACATCAACGCGGTTGAAGGCCTGGAGAAGCTGCCCTACTCCCTCAAGGTTCTAGCTGAGAACCAGCTGCGCTACGAGGATGGCAAGAACGTAACCACCGATCACATCAACGCCCTGGCCAACTGGGACCCCACCGCTGAGCCGGACACCGAAATCCAGTTCACCCCGGCCCGCGTCCTCATGCAGGACTTCACCGGCGTTCCCTGTGTTGTTGACCTGGCCACCATGCGTGAGGCCGTTTCCGCACTAGGCGGCAAGCCGGAGCAGGTTAACCCGCTGAACCCGGCCGAGATGGTTATTGACCACTCCGTCATCGTCGAGGCCTTCGGCTCCTCCGAAGCCCTGGAGAAGAACGTTGAGATTGAATACCAGCGCAACGAGGAGCGCTACCAGTTCCTGCGCTGGGGCTCGGAGAACTTCTCCAACTTCAAGGTTGTTCCTCCGGGAACCGGCATTGTCCACCAGGTCAACATTGAGTACCTCTCTCGCGTAGTCTTTGACAATGACGGCGTTGCCTACCCTGACACCTGTATTGGTACCGACTCCCACACCACCATGGAAAACGGCCTGGGCATCCTGGGCTGGGGCGTGGGCGGCATTGAGGCTGAGGCTGCCATGCTGGGCCAGCCGGTCTCCATGCTGATCCCCAAGGTTGTCGGCTTCAAGCTCACCGGGGAAATCCCGGTGGGTGTGACCGCAACCGACGTGGTGCTGACCATCACCGAAATGCTGCGCCAGCACGGCGTGGTGCAGAAGTTTGTCGAGTTCTACGGCAACGGCGTGAAGTCCGTGCCGCTGGCAAACCGCGCCACGATCGGCAACATGTCCCCGGAGTTCGGCTCCACCGCTGCGATCTTCCCGATCGACGAAGAGACTATCAAGTACCTCGAGCTCACCGGGCGCCCGCAGGAGCAGATCGACCGCGTGGAGGCCTACGCCAAGGCTCAGGGCATGTGGCTGGAGCAAGACGCCCCGGAGGCCGTCTACTCCGAGTACCTGGAGCTAGACCTGTCCACCGTGGTTCCCTCCATCGCAGGCCCCAAGCGCCCGCAAGACCGCATCCTGCTCTCCGAAGCCAAGGAGCAGTTCCGCAAGGACCTGCCCACCTACGCCTCTGGCGACGTTGTGGTCGATGAGTCCTCTGTTGCCGCAAAGCGCATGACCAACGAAGGCGGCGAGAACAACCTTGAAGACGTCACCGGCGGTCTGAACAAGTCCCGCGCCGGTGAGGGCGAGTCTGCTGCCAAGGGTGCCGCTGGCCGC
Coding sequences within:
- a CDS encoding DUF6676 family protein translates to MIPAEVNIEDLAAQLSEDGVAYSAPELARDAQLNAAVAEALRPGEGIAVVDVVPGKAADMRDVAQELADTADLNTVIVQWPGQVSAVSQSHSRGALEAAQGEVPAGVDQVTTLEYFHAGLSSDVFPWAPVLTGVLLVAVVAAVSAYVRAVR